In Paramicrobacterium humi, the genomic stretch CAACGCGGGATCGCTCGATCGGCGTCTGCTCGAGAAGTACGGGAAGGCCACCCCGGAAGCGCTCGTGGAGAGCGCCGTGTGGGAGGCGAGCCTGTTCGAAGAGCACGACTTCCACGACTTCAAGATCTCGGTCAAGCACAACGACCCCATCGTCATGGTCAAGGCGTACCGGCTGCTCGCCGAGCGCGGGGACTGGCCGCTGCACCTCGGCGTCACCGAGGCCGGGCCGGCGTTCCAGGGCACGATCAAGAGCGCCACCGCCTTCGGCATCCTGCTCGCCGAGGGAATCGGCGACACGATCCGCGTCTCGCTGAGCGCACCGCCCGCAGAAGAGGTGAAGGTCGGGCTGCAGATCCTGCAGTCGCTCAACCTGCGGGAGCGCAAGCTCGAGATCGTCTCGTGTCCCAGCTGCGGCCGCGCGCAAGTGGACGTGTACACGCTCGCCGACCAAGTGACAGAGGGCCTGCAGGGCATGAGCGTGCCCCTGCGCGTCGCCGTCATGGGCTGCGTCGTCAACGGTCCCGGAGAAGCACGCGAGGCAGATCTCGGCGTCGCCTCCGGCAATGGGAAGGGCCAGATCTTCGTCAAGGGCGAAGTCATCAAGACCGTGCCCGAATCGGAGATCGTCGAGACCCTCATCACGGAGGCGAACCGCATCGCCGCCGAGATCGGACACGCCGATCCCGGCACGGTCGGTGCGCCCGTCGTGAGCGTCGGCGCCCAGTAGCCCCCGACTACACTGAGACGCGCGAACTCGCGCCACACCGCTTGGGGGACAACTTCGTGAACCAGCCGTCGACCGCCGCGATCAGTCCCGACGAGATGGACAGGGCCCGCGAGGTGCTCACCACGATCGTGGGATCCTACGGCGCCAAGGTCGTCGGGCAGGCGAGCCTGCGCACGAGCCTGCTCGTCGCGCTCATCTCGGGCGGACACGTTCTTCTCGAGAGCGTTCCCGGGCTCGCGAAGACCACGGCGGCCGAGGCCATCGCCGAAGCCGTGCAGGCGAGCTTCCGCCGCATCCAGTGCACGCCGGACCTGCTGCCCTCCGACATCATCGGCACGCAGATCTACGATCCGCGCAGCGGCTCGTTCACGACCCAGCTCGGGCCCGTGCACGCGAACTTCGTGCTGCTCGACGAGATCAACCGGGCGAGTGCGAAGACGCAGTCCGCGATGCTCGAAGCCATGCAGGAGCGCCAGACCTCCATCGGGGGCGAGAACTACGGCTTGCCCACGCCGTTCCTCGTGCTGGCGACGCAGAACCCCATCGAGCAGGAGGGCACCTACCACCTGCCGGAGGCGCAGCTCGACCGCTTCCTCATCAAGGAGGTTCTCGGCTACCCGAGCATCGCCGAAGAGGCCGAGATCGTGCAGCGCGTCAACGCGGGCGTGTATGACGCCGGCGTGCAGCATCCGCACGTCAGCCTCGATGACGTGCTGTTCCTGCAGCAGCTCGTGCGCCGCGTGTACCTCGATCCCGCGATCCTCAACTACATCGTGCAGGCGATCTACGTCACGCGCCACGTCGAGCAGTATCTGCCGCAATCCCTCGCCCGGTACGTCGACTACGGCGCGAGCCCGCGCGCGAGCATCGCGTTCGCCACCGTCGCGCGGGCGCTCGCGATTCTCTACGGCCGTGACCACGTCGTGCCCGACGACGTCAAGCTGTTCCGTCACCAGGTGCTGAGGCACCGGCTGATCCTGAACTTCGAGGCGGACGCCGACGGCGTCTCGCCCGAGACCATCGTCGACGCCGTCTTCGGCGTCGTCCAGGCTCCGTAGGCGCGCATGACGCAATTGCTCCACCGGGTGAAGTCGAAGCTCGCGATTCGCGCGCATCGACGCGTCAGGGGAGTGCTCGACGGGGAATACGCCTCGGTCTTCCACGGCAAGAGCCTCGAGTTCGACGAGCTCCGGCCCTACGTGCCCGGCGACGAGGTCAAGGACATCGACTGGAAGGCGACGGCGCGCTACGGGGTTCCCTTCACGAAGCTCTACGTCGCCCAGCGCAAGCACACCGTGATGCTCGTCGTCGACACGGGGCGGAACCTCGCCGCCCTCGGAGCCGACGGACGTGCGAAGCGGGACACGGCGGTGCTCGCCGCGGGCATCATCGGGTACCTCGCTCACCGGCACGGTGACCTCGTCGGCCTCGTCTGCGGGGACGCCGACGGCGTGCATGCGGTGCGCGCGGGCGGGACCGAGTCGCAGCTCGAGCAGCTGCTCGCCCACATCGACCGGCGCGCACGTGCGGACTCCGGCCGCAGCGACCTCGACCGCCTGCTCGGATATGTCACGCGCCGCATTCGTCGTCGCATGATTCTCGTCGTCCTCTCCGACGACGAGCGCATCTCCCCCGAGCGCGAGCGGCTGCTGCGCCGCCTGCACGCGCAGCACGAGATTCTCTGGCTCAGCATCGCCGACGCCGACCTCATGAGCGGCGAACTCGCCGAACGGGACATGATCGACGTAGACGACGGCCGCATGCTGCCCGAGTTCATCCGCCGCAGCGCGACGCTGCGCTCCGAGTACCGCACGGCGACCGTGGAACAGACCGAGCGCACGCGCGACCAGCTCGAAGCCCTCGGCGTGACGGGCGTTCGCATCACGGGCGAGGACGATGCGGTCCCGCAGATCTTCCGACTGCTCGAGAAGCACAACCATGCCAGGCGATAACGGCTATTACGACCCGGTCGGCTACAGCCCCGGCTGGACCTGGCTTGCGATCGCCATCATCGCGCTCGTCGTGGCGTGGTTCCTCTTCCTCTGGCTGAGCGGTCCGCGCCGCCGCCGAACCGTCGCGCCGCCCGTGCTCACGACCGAGCAGGTGACGCAGCGCTACCTCGGTCTCGTCGACGAGGTCGAGGCAGCGTACGCCTCCGGAGACCTCTCGGCGCGCGAGGCGCACCTCAAGCTGAGCGCGATCCTGCGACTGTGCGCGGCGGAGCGCTCGGGCGTCCCCGGCAGCGTCATGACCCTCGCCGAGCTCAGCGAGGCCGACGTCCCCCTTCCTCCGCACACTGTCGCGCACTACTACCCGGCGGAGTTCGCCGCCGGAGGAGACGGCGACGTCGAGACAGCCGCCGCGTTGGCGCGTGAGGCGGTGATCCCGTGGAACTGATAAACGGTTGGATGCCGCTCGCGTGGCTCGCCGCGATCGCCGCGTTCGCGGTAGTCATCGTTCTCGTGCGCAGCCGCCGGCGTCGCGCCTCCCGCTCCGCGGCCCGCATCGCGCACGCGGAACGGCTCGCCGCGCTCCCCGGCTACGCCACGGCGAGATCCCGGCTGCGCGCCCTCCTCATCGCCGGCGTCGCCGTCGCCGGCGTGCTGCTGCTGTCGGCGATAGCGCTGAGCTCCCGCATCGTCGCGGTCACCTCGCATGAGCCAGAACTGCACAATCGCGACATCGTGCTGTGTCTTGACACCTCCGGCTCGATGACCGACTACGACGTCGCCATCCTCGACACCTTCGCGACGCTCGTCGACAGCTTCGAAGGGGAGCGCATCGGACTGACGATCTTCAACGCGTCCGCTGTCACGGTGTTCCCGCTCACGACCGACTACGACTACGTGACCGAGCAGATGTCGAAGCTGCGCGAGAACATGGCGGATCCCGACACGGACTACGCGTACACCGACGGGACCCTGCTGGGCGACGGCTCCTCGCTGATCGGCGACGGACTGGCATCCTGTGTCATGCGCTTCGACAATCTCGACGAGGAGCGCTCGCGATCGATAATCTTCGCGACTGACAACTTCGTCGCCGGCAAGCAGCTCATCTCGCTGCCCGAAGCGGGACGGTACGCGAGCGAGAACGGCGTCACGGTGTTCGGCGTCAACCCGGGAGACGCGGCGGCGAAGGACTACATCGCCGAACTCGCGACCGAGATGCGCGAGACCGTGGAGAGCACGGGCGGCTCGTACTATGCGCTCGCCGATCCCGACGCGATCCCCGGCATCGTGCACGCGATCCAGAGCGAAGAGGCGACGGCGATGACCGGGCCTCCGCAAATGGTGCGCACCGACCAGCCCGTGCCGTACCTGTGGATCGCCCTGCTCTCGACGATCGCGCTCATGCTGCTCGGGTGGAGGCTGCGCCGATGACCTTCGCCCCGATCATGCCCGGCATGCTCCTGCTCGCGCTCTACCTCGTGCTCGCCGGCTTCGCCATCGCGCAGGCCGTTCTCGCTCACGGACGGGCGGCGCGCGTGCACTGGTTCGCTCGGCTCGCCATGGTGACGCTCGCGTGCCTCATGGCTCTTCGGCCCTCCCTCGGGCCCGACGGCGCGCCGTCCACCGTCGGCGGTGACGTCGACGTGTATTTCGTCGTCGACACGACCAGCAGCATGGCCGCGGAGGACTGGGACGGCGACGCCCCGCGCCTCAACGGGGTGCGCGAAGACATCACGAGGCTCGTGGCGGGACTCGCCGGGGCTCGCTTCTCTCTCGTCACGTTCGACGCCGCCACCGTGCAGCGGGTGCCGCTCACGACGGATGCCGGTGCGATCGACCAGTCCGTCGCCGCGCTCACCCAGGAGATCACCGCCTACTCGACGGGCAGCAGCATCTCGGCGCCCGTCGACAAGCTCTCGACGCTGCTCGCCGACGACCCGGACGACCACACGACGATCCTGTACTACCTCGGCGACGGCGAGCAGACCGCAAGCGAGAGTCCCGAGAGCTTCTCGAGCCTCGCCGCGTTCATCGACGGGGGAGCGGTGCTCGGCTACGGAACCGCAGACGGCGGCCGCATGCGCGAGTACCTGGGCTACGACACCGACGAGCCGAACGAGTACATTCCCGACCCGAGCACGGGCGGGGACGCGATCTCCCACATCGACGAAGACGCTCTCGGCCGCATCGCCGACGAGCTCGGCGTCTCGTACCTGCACAGGGACGCCGGCACCTCGCCGGACGCCGCGCTCGACGGCATCAGCGTGCACGCCGACCAGGCGAGCGTGGCGGAGCCCTCCGCATCAGCGGAGCTGTATTGGCTGCTCGCCATCCCGTTCGGACTGCTCGCCTTCGTCGAGCTCGGCGGCCTGCTCGTCGGACTGCGAGAGCTGCGCGAGCCGAAGGGGGCTCGCGATGCCTGAACGCCGCACAGCTCGCCGCCGCATGCGCCTGGCGCTCGCGACCCTCCCGCTTGTCCTGGTCGCGCTCGTGTTCGCGGGAAAGCTGTTCAGCCTGCCCGTCATCGTCGCCCAGGGCGCGGGCGACTACGAGTCCGGGCAGTGGAAGAACGCCGCTCAGAGCTTTGACCGGCTGGACTTCTGGAACGCCTTCGAACCATGGGTCGCGCACTTCGACCAGGGAACCGCGCTCGCGGCCGCCGGCTCGTTCACGCGCGCAACCGACGAGCTCTGGACGGCCTTGCAGCTCGCGCCCGCCGACCGGCGCTGCCAAGTGCGCGTCAACCTCGCCCTCGCGTGGGAGCAGCAGGGCGACAGCTACGCCAAGGCGGGCAGTGTCGACGGAGCCGTGCGGCTGTGGCAGGCCGCGCTCGCCGTGATCGAGGACGGGAAGAAGGAAGGCTGCTTCGAACCGCAGGACACCGACGCCGACAAACAGCTGAAGTCCGCGGAGCAGCGGCTGCTCGACAAGCTCAAGCAGAACGGCGGCACCGAAGACGGTGCACCTCCGGGCGAGGACCAGAGCGGGGATCAAAACGACCGCGACAGCGGCGACGGCAATGCCTTCGACGAGCTCGAGAAGCGCGGGAAGGACGCCGAGCGCGAGAAGCAGAACGGCGACGCCGGGCGACGCGGCGACAGCGGCGGAAGCGGCGGCACGGACAAGCCGTGGTGATGGCACGGGTACGATGGGTGCGTGGTTACGCGCCTATCGAACTATTTCCTCCGCACGCTCCGTGAAGACCCCTCCGACGCGGAAGTGGCGAGCCATCGGCTCCTCGTCCGCGCCGGCTACATCCGCCGACAGGCGCCAGGAATTTTCGCGTGGCTCCCGCTCGGCCTGCGCGTGAAGAGCCGCGTCGAGCAGATCGTGCGCGAGGAGATGGCCGCCGCAGGGGCCCTCGAGGTCCACTTTCCCGCTCTCATGCCGCGGGAGCCATATGAGCTCACCGGCCGCTGGGAGGAGTACGGCGAGAACCTCTTCCGCCTCGCTGACCGCAAGGGCGCCGACATGCTCCTCGCGCCGACGCACGAAGAGGC encodes the following:
- a CDS encoding DUF58 domain-containing protein; this translates as MTQLLHRVKSKLAIRAHRRVRGVLDGEYASVFHGKSLEFDELRPYVPGDEVKDIDWKATARYGVPFTKLYVAQRKHTVMLVVDTGRNLAALGADGRAKRDTAVLAAGIIGYLAHRHGDLVGLVCGDADGVHAVRAGGTESQLEQLLAHIDRRARADSGRSDLDRLLGYVTRRIRRRMILVVLSDDERISPERERLLRRLHAQHEILWLSIADADLMSGELAERDMIDVDDGRMLPEFIRRSATLRSEYRTATVEQTERTRDQLEALGVTGVRITGEDDAVPQIFRLLEKHNHARR
- a CDS encoding vWA domain-containing protein, yielding MTFAPIMPGMLLLALYLVLAGFAIAQAVLAHGRAARVHWFARLAMVTLACLMALRPSLGPDGAPSTVGGDVDVYFVVDTTSSMAAEDWDGDAPRLNGVREDITRLVAGLAGARFSLVTFDAATVQRVPLTTDAGAIDQSVAALTQEITAYSTGSSISAPVDKLSTLLADDPDDHTTILYYLGDGEQTASESPESFSSLAAFIDGGAVLGYGTADGGRMREYLGYDTDEPNEYIPDPSTGGDAISHIDEDALGRIADELGVSYLHRDAGTSPDAALDGISVHADQASVAEPSASAELYWLLAIPFGLLAFVELGGLLVGLRELREPKGARDA
- the ispG gene encoding flavodoxin-dependent (E)-4-hydroxy-3-methylbut-2-enyl-diphosphate synthase; translated protein: MPKAPETLAPRRKSRQIAVGKVLVGGDAPISVQSMTTTPTTDINATLQQIAELTASGCDIVRVAVPSRDDAEALPIIAKKSQIPVIADIHFQPNYVYAAIDAGCAGVRVNPGNIRKFDDQVGEIARRAKAAGVSLRIGVNAGSLDRRLLEKYGKATPEALVESAVWEASLFEEHDFHDFKISVKHNDPIVMVKAYRLLAERGDWPLHLGVTEAGPAFQGTIKSATAFGILLAEGIGDTIRVSLSAPPAEEVKVGLQILQSLNLRERKLEIVSCPSCGRAQVDVYTLADQVTEGLQGMSVPLRVAVMGCVVNGPGEAREADLGVASGNGKGQIFVKGEVIKTVPESEIVETLITEANRIAAEIGHADPGTVGAPVVSVGAQ
- a CDS encoding vWA domain-containing protein — protein: MELINGWMPLAWLAAIAAFAVVIVLVRSRRRRASRSAARIAHAERLAALPGYATARSRLRALLIAGVAVAGVLLLSAIALSSRIVAVTSHEPELHNRDIVLCLDTSGSMTDYDVAILDTFATLVDSFEGERIGLTIFNASAVTVFPLTTDYDYVTEQMSKLRENMADPDTDYAYTDGTLLGDGSSLIGDGLASCVMRFDNLDEERSRSIIFATDNFVAGKQLISLPEAGRYASENGVTVFGVNPGDAAAKDYIAELATEMRETVESTGGSYYALADPDAIPGIVHAIQSEEATAMTGPPQMVRTDQPVPYLWIALLSTIALMLLGWRLRR
- a CDS encoding AAA family ATPase, whose translation is MDRAREVLTTIVGSYGAKVVGQASLRTSLLVALISGGHVLLESVPGLAKTTAAEAIAEAVQASFRRIQCTPDLLPSDIIGTQIYDPRSGSFTTQLGPVHANFVLLDEINRASAKTQSAMLEAMQERQTSIGGENYGLPTPFLVLATQNPIEQEGTYHLPEAQLDRFLIKEVLGYPSIAEEAEIVQRVNAGVYDAGVQHPHVSLDDVLFLQQLVRRVYLDPAILNYIVQAIYVTRHVEQYLPQSLARYVDYGASPRASIAFATVARALAILYGRDHVVPDDVKLFRHQVLRHRLILNFEADADGVSPETIVDAVFGVVQAP